Below is a genomic region from Pectobacterium polaris.
GAAGTTTCTGAACTGAACATCGTTCTGAAATCTGACGTTCAGGGTTCTTGTGAAGCGATTTCCGATTCACTGCAGAAACTGTCTACTGATGAAGTGAAAGTGAAGATCGTCGGCTCCGGTGTGGGCGGTATCACAGAAACGGACGCTACGCTGGCAGCAGCATCGAATGCGATTATCCTTGGCTTTAACGTTCGTGCAGATGCATCAGCTCGCCGCGTCGTTGAAGCGGAAAGTCTGGATCTGCGTTATTACTCCGTCATCTATGATTTGATCGACGAAGTGAAACAGGCGATGAGCGGTATGCTGGCGCCGGAATATAAGCAAGAGATCATCGGTCTGGCTGAAGTGCGTGACGTCTTTAAATCACCGAAATTTGGTGCTGTCGCGGGTTGTATGGTGACTGAAGGTATCGTTAAGCGTCACAACAAGATCCGTGTACTGCGTGACAACGTGGTTATCTATGAAGGCGAGCTGGAATCTCTGCGCCGCTTCAAAGATGACGTTGGCGAAGTCCGTAACGGCATGGAATGTGGTATCGCTGTGAAGAACTACAACGACGTTCGTCCTGGCGATATGATCGAAGTCTTTGAAACGATTGAGATCAAACGTACGATCGCATAATCCGTTTTCAGCGACGATGTAAGTTATTAGTAAGGGGGGCCTAGTGCCCCCCGATTTTTACTTGAGGATTTATCATGGCAAAAGAATTCAGCCGCACCCAGCGCGTCGCGCAGGAAATGCAAAAAGAAATCGCCATTATTATTCAGCGTGAAGTGAAAGATCCGCGCATCGGCATGGCGACCGTCTCCGGTGTGGAAGTGTCTCGCGATCTGGCGTATGCCAAGGTTTTTGTGACCTTCCTGAATGATAACGAACCAGAGCAAGTTCAAATAGCAATAAAAGCACTGCAAGATGCGTCTGGCTTTATCCGTAAACTGATTGGCAAGGCAATGCGCCTGCGTGTTGTTCCAGAATTGACCTTCTCCTACGACAACTCATTGGTTGAAGGGATGAGAATGTCCAATCTGGTGACCAATGTGGTCAGAAACGATACGGAACGTCGTCCTGTTACGGGCGAAGATCAGGAGGATTAATGAGTCGTCCTCGCCGCCGTGGCCGTGATGTACACGGCGTATTGTTATTAGATAAGCCGCAGGGCGTGTCGTCTAATGATGTTTTGCAGAAGGTAAAACGGATTTTTAACGCGAACAGAGCGGGCCATACGGGGGCGTTGGATCCATTAGCAACCGGTATGCTGCCGATTTGTCTTGGGGAAGCGACGAAGTTTTCCCAGTATTTGCTGGATTCTGATAAGCGCTACCGTGTTATTGCTCGACTTGGGCAACGGACTGACACCTCTGATGCCGATGGTAACGTGATTGAAGAGCGTGCGATTGGTTTTTCTGCTACGGATTTGGAGCAGGCGCTGGAAGGCTTTCGTGGTACTACGCAGCAAGTGCCGTCCATGTACTCGGCGCTGAAATACCAAGGGCGCAAGCTGTATGAGTATGCCCGTCAGGGGCTGACGGTTCCACGTGAAGCACGTGAAATCACCGTTTACGAACTGCAGTTCATTCGCTGGGAAGGTGATGAACTGGAGCTAGAGATTCACTGCTCGAAAGGGACGTACATCCGTACTATCATTGACGATCTGGGCGAAAAGCTGGGCTGTGGTGCGCATGTGATTTATCTGCGTCGTTTGCAGGTTGCTACGTACCCTACCGAAAGAATGGTGACGTTGGAGCAGTTAGCGGCTTTGGCCGAGCAGGCTCAAACACAAGAAGACCCACTTTCGCTGAGTCTCGATCCGCTGCTCATGCCGATGGAAAGCCCGGTTATTGATTTTCCCGAAGTGAATTTGACGCCGGTTGTTGCTGGCTATTTGAAGCTGGGGCAAGCGGTTCAGGCCGCGAATGCGCCATTGAACGGCATGGTGAGAATCACCGAAGGTGACGAGCACAAGTTTATTGGGATGGGTGAAATCGACAGCGATGGCCGGGTTGCGCCGCGTCGTTTGGTTGTTGAGTTTCCAGTGTAAACCCGCCCGTTGCTGCCTTGCTATCGCAGAACGCTGAGGGTAGAATAGCGCGGCTTGACTATTGGGTGGCTGAATTAGAGATCGGCGCCTGTTTTTTTATCTATAATGTTTGGAGTATTACAATGTCTCTAAGTGTTGAAGCTAAAGCTAAAATCGTAGCAGACTTCGGTCGTGGCACTAACGATAGTGGTTCTACTGAAGTTCAGGTTGCTTTGCTGACTGCGCAGATCAACCATCTGCAAGGCCACTTTTCTGAGCACAAAAAAGATCACCACAGCCGTCGTGGTCTGCTGCGTATGGTTTCTCAGCGTCGTAAGCTGCTGGACTACCTGAAGCGTAAAGATGTAGCACGTTACACCAGTCTGATCGAGCGTCTGGGTCTGCGTCGCTAAGTCTTCTGTGTTTCAGTGGGAAGGGGCCTCTTTTGGCCCCTTTCTTCTAGGAAGCGTTAGCAAAACAGAGTAGTGTATTGTTGTTAATATGATCTTTCATTACAGAGGTTCGCGCGGCTAATGAGAGGCTTTATCTGCATAAGCAAGATAAGGGTTGTCATTAGTCGTGAGAATGTAGTGCAAAGGTCGGGAGTTCACTGGCGCGTTTATCTTGAATACGTGTAGCGCGCCCCAGCTAAGGATATAATTTTGCTGAATCCGATCGTTCGTAAGTTCCAATATGGTCAGCATACCGTCACGTTAGAGACCGGTATGATGGCACGCCAGGCTACCGCCGCTGTGATGGTAAGCATGGATGACACCGCGGTATTCGTTACCGTTGTAGGCGCTAAAAGTGCTAAGCCGGGTCAAAGTTTCTTCCCGTTGACAGTTAACTATCAGGAGCGTACCTACGCTGCTGGACGTTTCCCTGGTGGTTTCTTCCGTCGTGAAGGCCGTCCAAGTGAAGGCGAAACGCTGACTTCTCGTCTGATTGACCGCCCAATTCGCCCTCTGTTCCCAGAAGGTTTCCTGAATGAAGTTCAGGTGATCGCGACCGTTGTTTCTGTTAACCCACAGGTTAGCCCTGACATCGTTGCCATGATTGGTGCCTCTGCGGCGCTGAGCCTGTCTGGTATTCCGTTCAACGGCCCTATCGGTGTTGCACGCGTCGGTTACCTGAACGACCAGTATGTCCTGAACCCAACGATGGACGAGCTGAAAGAAAGCCGTCTGGATCTGGTGGTTGCCGGTACAGAAGGCGCGGTTCTGATGGTGGAATCTGAAGCTGAGCTGCTGAGCGAAGATCAGATGCTGGGTGCGGTGGTATTTGGTCACGAGCAACAGCAGATCGTTATCCAGAACATCAACTCACTGGTTGCCGAAGCGGGCAAACCGAAGTGGGAATGGCATGCGCCAGAAGTTAACGTTTCTTTAGAGCAGCGTGTACAGGCTTTGTCTGAAGCACGTCTGGGTGACGCTTACCGCATCACTGAAAAACAAGAGCGTTATGCACAAGTTAATGTCATCAAAGCGGATGTTGTTGCTGCTCTGCAGGCTGAAGACGAGACCCTGAGTGCGGGTGATATCCAGGAAATTCTGGGTGACGTTGAGAAAAATGTCGTACGTAGCCGCGTGCTGGCTGGCGAACCACGTATCGATGGCCGTGAAAAAGACATGATTCGTGGTCTGGATGTGCGTACTGGCGTACTGCCGCGTACTCACGGTTCTGCACTGTTCACCCGTGGTGAAACGCAGGCGTTGGTAACCGCAACGTTGGGAACTGAGCGTGATGCGCAGAACATCGACGAGCTGACTGGCGAACGTACCGATCGCTTCCTGCTGCACTACAACTTCCCTCCGTACTGTGTTGGTGAAACGGGTATGGTCGGTTCGCCTAAGCGTCGTGAAATCGGTCACGGTCGTCTGGCTAAGCGTGGCGTGTTGGCCGTTATGCCTAAGGCGAACGAATTCCCGTACACCGTGCGTGTCGTGTCTGAAATCACAGAATCCAACGGTTCTTCTTCCATGGCGTCTGTCTGCGGTGCTTCTCTGGCACTGATGGATGCAGGTGTGCCAATTAAATCAGCCGTTGCGGGTATCGCGATGGGTCTGGTGAAAGAAGGCGATAACTTTGTTGTTCTGTCCGACATTCTGGGTGACGAAGACCACCTGGGCGATATGGACTTCAAAGTTGCCGGTAGCCGTGAAGGTATCACTGCGCTGCAGATGGATATCAAGATCGAAGGGATTACCCGTGAGATCATGCAAGTTGCTTTGAATCAAGCCAAAGGTGCACGTTTGCACATTCTGGGCGTGATGGAGCAGGCGATCAGCTCACCACGTGGTGATATCTCTGAATTCGCACCGCGTATTCACACCATCAAGATCAGTACCGATAAGATTAAAGACGTGATCGGTAAAGGTGGTTCTGTGATTCGTGCGCTGACGGAAGAAACGGGCACGACCATTGAAATCGAAGACGATGGTACTGTGAAAATCGCTTCAACCGACGGCGAAAAAGCGAAACACGCAATTCGTCGTATTGAAGAGATCACTGCTGAAATCGAAGTCGGCCGCGTGTATCAGGGTAAAGTTACCCGCATCGTTGATTTTGGTGCTTTCGTCGCTATTGGCGGCGGCAAAGAAGGCCTGGTGCACATTTCTCAGATCGCCGACAAGCGCGTAGAGAAAGTGACTGATTACCTGCAAATGGGTCAGGAAGTGCCGGTCAAGGTTCTGGAAGTTGATCGCCAGGGCCGCGTGCGCTTAAGCATCAAAGAAGCAAATGCGCAAACTCAGGAAGCGGCAGCCCCGTCTTCTGAGGAATAACGACTGTTAGAAAACGGTCTTATGGCACCTTGCCTGATTATCATGGCAAGGTGCTGCGTGTATCGTAAGGGAATGGATGCTCTTACGTTGAGCGGTCCGGGACAGGATGTTCATCCAATGTTTGTCTTCGGGAGTGGGAAATGAAGCCTTTCTTGCGCTGGTGTTATGTTGCAACAGCACTCATGCTGGCAGGATGCAGCAACACTGATTGGCGTAAAGACGCAGTATTGGCGATTCCGTTACAGCCTACTTTGCAGCAGGAAGTGATTCTGGCACGCATGGAACAAATCCTTGCAAGCCGGGCATTAACCGATGATGAGCGAGCACAGCTATTATATGAGCGCGGAGTGCTGTATGATAGTCTCGGGTTACGGGCATTGGCGCGGAATGATTTTTCACAAGCGCTGACGATCCGCCCTGATATTCCAGAAGTTTTTAACTATTTGGGTATCTATTTAACGCAGGCAGGCAATTTTGATGCTGCCTATGAAGCGTTTGATTCTGTACTAGAGCTTGATCCAACTTACAATTATGCGCGTTTAAATCGGGGCATCGCTTTGTATTATGGCGGTCGCTACCTGTTAGCGCAGGATGATCTGCTGGCGTTTTATCGAGACGATCCGAATGATCCTTTCCGTTCGTTGTGGCTGTATCTTGTGGAGCGAGAAATCAATCCAGAGACGGCCAAAATTGCGTTGAAGAAACGCTATGACGACGCCAAGAAAGGGCCTTGGGGATGGAATATTGTCGAATTCTATCTGGGCAGTATCAGTGAAAAAACACTGATGCAGCGTTTACAGGTAGAAGCTACGGATAACACTTCGCTCGCTGAGCATCTCAGTGAAACTGACTTCTATTTAGGTAAGCACTACCTAAGTCTGGGGGACAAGAACACCGCTTTGGCGCTGTTCAAGCTGACGGTTGCCAACAACGTCCATAACTTTGTTGAGCACCGCTATGCATTGTTGGAATTGGCGCTATTAGGCCAAGAGCAAGACGACCTATCAGGATCGGACCAGCAATAGCTGACGAACACTTAATCAGCCTGAAAAAACTTCGGTTATCACCTTCACGGGTGAGGGCTTTTTTGTTCGCTTTTTAATCCAATTTGAGCCGGTTCACACTTTTCAATGAAAATGACTGAAAATTTTCACGACGAGTTATGTAGACTGGCCGCCATGTTTAATGAGGCACGTGTACATGACTGATTTATTTACTTCTTTTTCCGATTTGGGGCTGTCTGCTCCTATTATTAATGCCCTGACCGATCTGGGCTATGAAAAACCGTCGCCAATTCAGGCTGAATGTATTCCCCACCTGCTGAACGGTCGCGATGTGCTGGGTATGGCACAGACCGGCAGTGGTAAAACTGCGGCTTTTGCTCTGCCATTACTCAATAATTTAAAGCCTGAGTTAAAAGCGCCGCAGATGTTGGTGTTGGCTCCAACCCGCGAACTGGCTGTTCAGGTTGCTGAAGCCTGTAATGATTTTGCCAAGCATATGCATGGCGTTAACGTCGTTGCCCTGTACGGTGGCCAGCGTTATGACGTGCAACTGCGCGCTTTGCGTGGTGGAGCACAGATCGTTGTTGGTACGCCGGGCCGTCTGTTGGATCACCTGAAGCGTGGTACGCTGGATCTGTCTAACCTGAGTGGCTTGGTGCTGGACGAAGCCGATGAAATGCTGCGTATGGGCTTCATCGAAGATGTTGAAAACATCATGGCTCAGATCCCAGCTGCGCATCAGACTGCGCTGTTCTCTGCAACCATGCCGGAAGCGATTCGCCGCATTACGCGTCGTTTCATGAAAGATCCGCAGGAAGTTCGCATTCAATCAAGCGTGACTACGCGTCCAGACATCAGCCAGAGCTACTGGACGGTGCAGGGCATGCGTAAAAATGAAGCGCTGGTACGTTTCCTCGAAGCGGAAGATTTTGATGCGGCGATTATTTTCGTTCGTACCAAAAACGCGACGCTGGAAGTGGCTGAAGCACTGGAACGTAGTGGTTACAACAGTGCTGCGTTGAACGGTGACATGAATCAGGCGCTGCGTGAACAAACGCTGGAGCGTCTGAAAGATGGTCGTCTGGATATCCTGATCGCAACTGACGTTGCTGCGCGTGGTCTGGACGTTGAGCGTATCAGCCTGGTCGTCAACTACGATATCCCAATGGATTCGGAGTCTTACGTCCA
It encodes:
- a CDS encoding DEAD/DEAH family ATP-dependent RNA helicase, producing MTDLFTSFSDLGLSAPIINALTDLGYEKPSPIQAECIPHLLNGRDVLGMAQTGSGKTAAFALPLLNNLKPELKAPQMLVLAPTRELAVQVAEACNDFAKHMHGVNVVALYGGQRYDVQLRALRGGAQIVVGTPGRLLDHLKRGTLDLSNLSGLVLDEADEMLRMGFIEDVENIMAQIPAAHQTALFSATMPEAIRRITRRFMKDPQEVRIQSSVTTRPDISQSYWTVQGMRKNEALVRFLEAEDFDAAIIFVRTKNATLEVAEALERSGYNSAALNGDMNQALREQTLERLKDGRLDILIATDVAARGLDVERISLVVNYDIPMDSESYVHRIGRTGRAGRAGRALLFVENRERRLLRNVERTMKLTIPEVELPNAELLGQRRLAKFAAKVQQQLESSDLDMYRALLTKLQPQEELDVETLAAALLKMAQGERPLILPPDPAFRPRREYRDRDESRSDSRGDRRREPRDARDSRDSREPRDGDRPQRRERRDAGEMQLYRIEVGRDDGVEVRHIVGAIANEGDISSRYIGNIKLFASHSTIELPKGMPGDLLSHFTRTRILNKPMNMQLLGDAVAQPERRGGGRPAGAGGERRDGAAPRRSFGGGERREGNANGGERRERSFNRDAAAPRTPRRRPADA
- the rbfA gene encoding 30S ribosome-binding factor RbfA, with product MAKEFSRTQRVAQEMQKEIAIIIQREVKDPRIGMATVSGVEVSRDLAYAKVFVTFLNDNEPEQVQIAIKALQDASGFIRKLIGKAMRLRVVPELTFSYDNSLVEGMRMSNLVTNVVRNDTERRPVTGEDQED
- the rpsO gene encoding 30S ribosomal protein S15 yields the protein MSLSVEAKAKIVADFGRGTNDSGSTEVQVALLTAQINHLQGHFSEHKKDHHSRRGLLRMVSQRRKLLDYLKRKDVARYTSLIERLGLRR
- the pnp gene encoding polyribonucleotide nucleotidyltransferase encodes the protein MLNPIVRKFQYGQHTVTLETGMMARQATAAVMVSMDDTAVFVTVVGAKSAKPGQSFFPLTVNYQERTYAAGRFPGGFFRREGRPSEGETLTSRLIDRPIRPLFPEGFLNEVQVIATVVSVNPQVSPDIVAMIGASAALSLSGIPFNGPIGVARVGYLNDQYVLNPTMDELKESRLDLVVAGTEGAVLMVESEAELLSEDQMLGAVVFGHEQQQIVIQNINSLVAEAGKPKWEWHAPEVNVSLEQRVQALSEARLGDAYRITEKQERYAQVNVIKADVVAALQAEDETLSAGDIQEILGDVEKNVVRSRVLAGEPRIDGREKDMIRGLDVRTGVLPRTHGSALFTRGETQALVTATLGTERDAQNIDELTGERTDRFLLHYNFPPYCVGETGMVGSPKRREIGHGRLAKRGVLAVMPKANEFPYTVRVVSEITESNGSSSMASVCGASLALMDAGVPIKSAVAGIAMGLVKEGDNFVVLSDILGDEDHLGDMDFKVAGSREGITALQMDIKIEGITREIMQVALNQAKGARLHILGVMEQAISSPRGDISEFAPRIHTIKISTDKIKDVIGKGGSVIRALTEETGTTIEIEDDGTVKIASTDGEKAKHAIRRIEEITAEIEVGRVYQGKVTRIVDFGAFVAIGGGKEGLVHISQIADKRVEKVTDYLQMGQEVPVKVLEVDRQGRVRLSIKEANAQTQEAAAPSSEE
- the yrbN gene encoding protein YrbN, encoding MTENFHDELCRLAAMFNEARVHD
- the truB gene encoding tRNA pseudouridine(55) synthase TruB yields the protein MSRPRRRGRDVHGVLLLDKPQGVSSNDVLQKVKRIFNANRAGHTGALDPLATGMLPICLGEATKFSQYLLDSDKRYRVIARLGQRTDTSDADGNVIEERAIGFSATDLEQALEGFRGTTQQVPSMYSALKYQGRKLYEYARQGLTVPREAREITVYELQFIRWEGDELELEIHCSKGTYIRTIIDDLGEKLGCGAHVIYLRRLQVATYPTERMVTLEQLAALAEQAQTQEDPLSLSLDPLLMPMESPVIDFPEVNLTPVVAGYLKLGQAVQAANAPLNGMVRITEGDEHKFIGMGEIDSDGRVAPRRLVVEFPV
- the nlpI gene encoding lipoprotein NlpI, which gives rise to MKPFLRWCYVATALMLAGCSNTDWRKDAVLAIPLQPTLQQEVILARMEQILASRALTDDERAQLLYERGVLYDSLGLRALARNDFSQALTIRPDIPEVFNYLGIYLTQAGNFDAAYEAFDSVLELDPTYNYARLNRGIALYYGGRYLLAQDDLLAFYRDDPNDPFRSLWLYLVEREINPETAKIALKKRYDDAKKGPWGWNIVEFYLGSISEKTLMQRLQVEATDNTSLAEHLSETDFYLGKHYLSLGDKNTALALFKLTVANNVHNFVEHRYALLELALLGQEQDDLSGSDQQ